A window of Metabacillus sp. B2-18 contains these coding sequences:
- a CDS encoding S1C family serine protease: MNKRVIYSIIVSLLIWIAGGFGYFYIKEQTTKNVFSESTILNKVEDSNNDKTVPEIKEIIREAQKKVVMVELNDGTVGSGFLYNDKGDIITNAHVVSGASEVKVRTTDAKGFDGKVIGISTETDVAVVRVEGLEDVEPLSLSPNTKLEIGDEILALGSPLGFQNTVTTGIISGTDRELSVDPYIYEDVYQISAPIAPGNSGGPLIDRQTGAVIGINSARIEQGNIGFSLPISAVLPLVNSWSETPMKNLPVEPSIDAAVDIDENKIIETSDYLISYFIESITFNDFVTAYSLLGSEWQSNVDYQSFRKEYLNILSITIKELKTVKKEEQIIVETVLEIVKRTGSGQETTSTSVNYVIAYENDQAKIISEKKQD; encoded by the coding sequence ATGAATAAGAGAGTGATATATAGTATCATAGTATCCCTTCTAATTTGGATAGCAGGTGGGTTTGGCTATTTTTATATAAAAGAACAAACAACAAAAAATGTATTTTCTGAATCAACGATTTTAAACAAAGTTGAAGATTCAAATAATGATAAAACTGTTCCTGAGATAAAGGAAATTATTCGTGAGGCTCAAAAGAAAGTTGTGATGGTTGAATTAAATGATGGTACGGTTGGATCTGGCTTCTTATATAATGATAAAGGTGATATTATTACGAATGCACATGTTGTTAGTGGTGCTAGTGAGGTAAAAGTTAGAACAACCGATGCAAAAGGCTTCGATGGAAAAGTAATTGGAATAAGTACAGAAACTGATGTAGCGGTCGTTCGAGTTGAAGGTTTAGAGGATGTGGAGCCTTTAAGTTTATCACCAAATACCAAACTAGAAATTGGCGATGAAATATTGGCACTAGGTAGTCCATTAGGTTTTCAAAATACGGTTACAACTGGAATTATTAGTGGAACGGACAGAGAACTAAGTGTTGATCCGTATATTTATGAAGATGTGTATCAAATATCTGCACCCATTGCTCCAGGTAATAGTGGAGGTCCGCTGATTGACAGGCAAACTGGAGCTGTTATAGGCATTAATTCCGCTAGAATTGAGCAAGGAAATATCGGGTTTAGCCTCCCAATTAGTGCAGTATTACCACTTGTTAATAGTTGGTCAGAAACACCTATGAAGAACCTTCCTGTTGAACCTTCTATTGACGCAGCCGTTGATATAGACGAAAATAAGATTATAGAAACATCAGATTATTTAATTAGCTACTTCATTGAGAGTATAACCTTTAATGATTTTGTCACTGCTTATTCCTTGTTAGGAAGTGAATGGCAGTCAAATGTAGATTATCAATCATTTCGTAAAGAGTATTTGAATATTTTATCTATAACTATTAAAGAATTAAAAACGGTAAAAAAAGAAGAACAAATAATCGTTGAAACAGTCCTTGAGATTGTGAAAAGAACAGGTAGTGGTCAAGAAACTACTTCAACTTCTGTGAATTATGTGATAGCTTACGAGAATGATCAGGCCAAAATTATATCAGAGAAAAAGCAGGATTGA
- a CDS encoding FxLYD domain-containing protein, which translates to MFCINCGASFIEKNANYCSHCGKRRNDHHKSINKKTYLLSFLIPVGSFLSVLFVLIFVYSHETKVNGNVITYQEKAEKAALAGEYNKALDFVETGLSYRNNYDILLNEKKLLLTIMDLNEDLTEVEKKIMDEQYESAQRDLDLLKRQMGTNRSPLFVKLSHEIKQAETSVKVGEMKEEINKLESIDELADKLATFYSLELQEATELKQQIYTKMVTISSVKAEENLANKHFNQALNVVDEALQYVVNNEKLLSLKDRIIEEKTGFEQAEQERINKALQAAKMEEQHNLTKAVELTAVNIKVDKYGDAYINGSVNNNGTETVHSIVIEFTVSDEKGKELESGKTNVFPNKLEPGETGDFEHVTYSTKENAKVNIMNISWLLEEKKG; encoded by the coding sequence TTGTTTTGTATAAACTGTGGAGCTAGTTTTATAGAAAAAAATGCAAATTATTGTTCCCATTGTGGGAAAAGAAGAAATGATCATCATAAATCAATAAACAAAAAAACTTATTTACTAAGCTTCTTAATTCCAGTAGGAAGTTTTTTATCGGTTCTCTTTGTTCTAATATTTGTTTATTCTCATGAAACTAAAGTAAATGGAAATGTCATTACTTATCAAGAAAAAGCAGAAAAAGCTGCTTTAGCAGGGGAGTATAACAAAGCATTAGATTTTGTAGAAACTGGTCTTTCATATCGTAATAATTACGATATTCTATTAAATGAGAAAAAATTACTTTTAACAATTATGGATTTAAACGAGGATCTTACGGAAGTTGAAAAAAAAATAATGGATGAACAATATGAAAGTGCTCAAAGGGATCTTGATTTACTTAAGCGCCAAATGGGTACGAATCGATCACCATTATTTGTAAAGCTTAGTCACGAAATTAAACAAGCCGAAACTTCTGTCAAGGTTGGGGAAATGAAGGAAGAAATAAATAAGCTAGAATCTATAGATGAGTTGGCTGATAAATTGGCCACTTTTTATTCGTTGGAATTACAAGAAGCTACTGAATTAAAACAACAGATTTATACGAAAATGGTCACAATTAGTTCGGTTAAAGCTGAAGAAAACTTGGCGAATAAACATTTTAACCAAGCGTTAAATGTAGTAGATGAGGCATTACAGTATGTTGTCAATAATGAGAAACTGCTATCACTAAAAGATCGGATAATAGAGGAAAAGACCGGTTTTGAACAAGCTGAACAAGAACGAATTAATAAAGCTCTTCAAGCCGCTAAAATGGAAGAACAACATAATCTTACAAAAGCCGTGGAATTAACAGCAGTCAATATAAAAGTTGATAAATATGGTGATGCATATATTAATGGTTCTGTAAATAATAATGGGACTGAAACAGTGCACTCAATTGTTATTGAGTTTACAGTTAGCGATGAAAAAGGAAAGGAATTAGAGTCTGGTAAAACAAATGTGTTTCCAAATAAGCTGGAGCCAGGTGAAACTGGTGATTTTGAACATGTGACTTATTCAACAAAAGAAAATGCAAAAGTTAACATTATGAATATTTCATGGTTATTAGAAGAGAAGAAAGGATAA
- a CDS encoding YpmS family protein, producing the protein MRRWKISFFVLAGINVLFLLFVTVSSLIPTEKPSAQNTKVSKEGTVPFLIKTQKSDLTHLVNHYLEQETGQQNLQYRVEFEDKVNVYGVVKAFNKDIDMKLILEPKVKSDGNVQLLVNELSIGQLKLPVSYVLKYMNTYYDLPKYVVIDPSEKLIDIHLDQLTLKSGLSARAESFNLEKDDITFTLYVPLP; encoded by the coding sequence ATGAGAAGGTGGAAAATTTCATTTTTTGTTCTAGCTGGGATTAACGTACTGTTTCTTTTGTTCGTGACAGTTTCTTCATTAATTCCAACCGAAAAACCTAGCGCACAAAACACGAAAGTTAGTAAGGAAGGAACTGTCCCTTTTCTTATTAAAACCCAGAAAAGTGACTTGACTCATTTAGTGAATCACTATTTAGAACAGGAAACAGGTCAGCAAAATTTACAATATCGAGTGGAATTTGAAGATAAAGTAAACGTGTATGGAGTTGTAAAAGCTTTTAATAAAGATATTGACATGAAGTTAATTCTGGAACCGAAAGTTAAATCTGATGGAAATGTTCAGTTATTGGTTAATGAATTGTCAATAGGACAGTTGAAGCTTCCTGTGTCTTATGTACTGAAATATATGAATACTTATTATGATCTTCCTAAGTATGTGGTAATAGATCCAAGTGAAAAATTGATTGATATTCATCTTGACCAATTAACATTAAAGAGTGGTTTAAGTGCAAGAGCTGAAAGCTTTAATTTAGAAAAAGATGACATCACATTTACATTATATGTTCCACTGCCGTAA
- a CDS encoding SCO family protein: protein MKKKILWSLIGATILILSACGQKSPIENPLNYEVQSFEYTNQDNDQVSLEDLKGTVWVADFIFTSCDTVCPPMTAHMTELQQILENEGLNTRIVSFSVDPEIDTPDKLKEFAEPYSISFENWDFLTGYSQKEIEEFAKESFKTIVQKPESTEQVIHGTYFYLVDQNGTVLKDYNGVENPPYDQMIADIKAISQE, encoded by the coding sequence ATGAAAAAGAAAATTTTATGGAGTTTGATCGGAGCCACTATTCTTATTTTAAGTGCCTGCGGACAAAAATCACCAATTGAAAACCCACTTAATTATGAAGTTCAATCCTTTGAATATACAAACCAAGACAATGATCAAGTATCATTGGAGGATTTAAAAGGAACGGTGTGGGTAGCTGATTTTATTTTTACTAGCTGTGACACAGTATGTCCACCAATGACAGCGCACATGACGGAGCTTCAACAGATACTAGAGAATGAAGGGCTTAATACAAGGATTGTTTCCTTTAGTGTTGATCCAGAAATTGATACTCCTGATAAACTTAAAGAGTTTGCAGAGCCTTACTCAATTTCATTTGAAAACTGGGATTTTTTAACGGGATATTCACAAAAGGAAATTGAAGAATTTGCAAAAGAAAGCTTTAAGACTATTGTTCAAAAGCCAGAAAGTACAGAACAAGTGATCCATGGTACTTATTTTTATTTAGTTGATCAAAATGGAACGGTGCTAAAAGATTACAATGGTGTTGAAAATCCACCATATGATCAAATGATTGCAGATATAAAAGCAATAAGCCAGGAATAA
- a CDS encoding nucleoside hydrolase, translating to MLFIGDFGIDDIVALLFAYYSKSIDIVGIVVDYGNISKKNATITARYIQEITQLTDIPIIGGADRPLTGEQPTYFPEIHGEYGLGPITPDLSEPIPEFENFHEILTVINQYPNEISIVNVGRLTSLATAIVLYPNFLSQVKEFYIMGGAFLFPGNATPIAEANFYSDHYAANLVISNVEKVKIFPLNVTNYAIIPDNIINQLDQYFKRTGDSVGQLLKPIITHYSEWYKKRDPSISGGPMHDLLTLWAVKNSNHFQFVDKPVKISTEDGVARGQSIGDFRPYKELEKYPIHSIAIKFDYQFYIENVYDTFINGNKFNNYSKKLHIISSSPLCCILINFSL from the coding sequence GTGTTGTTTATCGGAGACTTTGGAATTGACGATATTGTTGCTTTACTTTTTGCTTATTATAGTAAAAGTATTGATATTGTTGGAATTGTTGTTGACTACGGAAATATCTCAAAGAAAAACGCCACGATAACAGCAAGATATATTCAAGAAATTACCCAGCTGACAGATATCCCTATTATTGGAGGTGCAGATCGACCGTTAACTGGCGAACAACCTACTTATTTTCCTGAAATTCACGGTGAATATGGACTTGGTCCGATTACGCCTGATTTGAGCGAACCGATACCTGAATTTGAGAACTTTCATGAGATTTTAACCGTTATTAATCAATATCCAAATGAAATTAGCATTGTTAATGTTGGTCGTTTAACATCATTAGCAACAGCAATTGTTTTATATCCGAATTTTCTATCGCAAGTCAAAGAGTTCTATATTATGGGCGGTGCATTCCTTTTTCCAGGTAATGCAACCCCAATTGCTGAAGCAAATTTCTATAGTGATCATTACGCAGCAAATCTAGTAATAAGTAATGTAGAAAAAGTAAAGATATTTCCTCTTAATGTAACGAATTATGCAATTATTCCTGATAACATCATAAATCAACTTGACCAATATTTTAAAAGAACAGGCGATAGTGTAGGTCAATTATTAAAGCCGATTATCACCCATTATTCAGAATGGTATAAAAAAAGAGATCCCTCCATTTCGGGTGGACCAATGCATGACTTGTTAACACTCTGGGCAGTAAAAAATAGTAACCATTTTCAATTTGTTGATAAGCCTGTAAAAATCAGTACGGAAGATGGTGTGGCGAGAGGGCAGAGCATTGGAGATTTCAGGCCTTATAAAGAGCTCGAAAAGTATCCTATACATTCAATTGCGATAAAATTTGATTACCAATTCTATATTGAGAATGTATACGATACCTTTATAAATGGCAATAAGTTTAATAATTATTCAAAAAAGCTTCACATCATTTCATCTTCCCCTTTATGTTGTATTTTGATAAACTTTTCATTATGA
- a CDS encoding DegV family protein, with translation MQKIKIVTDSTIDMRKDLIEEYDITVVPLSITIDDKQFTDGVDITPDVFIKMMNQSIELPKSSQPPAGEFLRVYEELSEDGSSIISIHMTKGLSGTVQSAQSAAQMAEADVTVLDSMFISKALGFQVLEAAKMAKEGSSKEQILHRIAEIRDQTRLYLSVDTLENLVKGGRIGRGKALIGSLLNIKPIAKLQDGLYTPVGKVRSQSQAVKYLAKQFAEDVKGKTVKAVGIAHADAHDFAQRLKQAVLEISPNCMVDISFTTPVVSTHTGPGAVGFMFFAE, from the coding sequence TTGCAAAAAATTAAAATTGTAACTGATTCAACAATAGATATGAGAAAAGATTTGATAGAAGAATATGATATTACGGTTGTTCCATTGTCCATTACAATAGATGATAAACAGTTTACAGACGGAGTTGACATTACTCCAGACGTTTTTATAAAAATGATGAATCAATCTATTGAACTACCTAAGAGTTCACAACCACCTGCTGGGGAGTTTCTAAGAGTGTATGAGGAGCTTAGCGAGGATGGGAGTTCAATTATTTCTATTCATATGACAAAAGGCTTAAGTGGGACAGTCCAATCAGCTCAATCGGCTGCTCAAATGGCCGAAGCTGATGTAACAGTTCTTGATTCAATGTTTATTTCTAAGGCACTAGGTTTTCAAGTTTTGGAAGCAGCAAAAATGGCTAAAGAAGGTTCTTCAAAAGAACAAATACTTCATAGGATAGCTGAAATTCGTGATCAAACAAGACTTTATTTAAGTGTAGACACACTGGAAAATCTTGTGAAGGGTGGTAGGATTGGTCGTGGAAAAGCTTTAATAGGCTCCTTACTCAATATTAAGCCAATAGCAAAATTACAAGATGGGCTTTATACTCCAGTTGGAAAAGTTAGAAGTCAATCTCAGGCAGTAAAATACTTAGCCAAACAATTTGCAGAAGATGTAAAAGGGAAAACTGTTAAAGCAGTTGGCATTGCCCATGCCGACGCACATGATTTTGCTCAAAGACTAAAGCAAGCTGTTCTTGAAATTAGTCCGAATTGCATGGTAGATATCTCATTTACAACACCTGTTGTTTCAACACATACGGGACCGGGTGCAGTAGGTTTTATGTTTTTTGCAGAGTAA
- a CDS encoding DUF2535 family protein, whose protein sequence is MLFKSLEFKLASGQKVKITDIPVLEEDNKNRFMLQIRLQKFISIIQTQINPRSIYSFKDYLKKVLKWPDYEAIFGSSILKNNA, encoded by the coding sequence TTGTTATTCAAGAGCCTAGAGTTCAAACTGGCAAGTGGACAGAAGGTAAAAATTACTGATATCCCAGTATTGGAGGAGGATAACAAAAACCGTTTCATGCTTCAAATCCGTTTACAGAAGTTTATATCCATTATCCAAACACAGATAAATCCAAGAAGTATTTATTCTTTTAAAGATTACTTGAAAAAAGTGTTGAAATGGCCTGATTACGAGGCTATCTTTGGAAGTAGTATATTAAAAAACAATGCTTAG
- the ilvA gene encoding threonine ammonia-lyase IlvA — translation MKQTINELQNVFVEDILKAHHLLKDVVTHTPLQKNEQLSEKYECNVYLKREDQQVVRSFKIRGAFNKIKQLDPEKTKNGIVCASAGNHAQGVAYSCRQLKIHGKIFMPSTTPRQKVSQVELFGKEYVDIILTGDTFDDAYQKAMISSEEESRTFIHPFDDVDVIAGQGTVGVEILNDADVDIDYVVASVGGGGLISGVGTYFHAISPSTKLIGVEPEGAPALYQSRVENKVVSLEKIDKFVDGAAVKKVGDKTFSICNDVLDKVLLVPEGKICTTILELYNENAIVAEPAGAMSIASLDFLRDEIKGKNVVCIVSGGNNDIGRMQEIKERSMIYEGLQHYFIVNFPQRAGALREFLVEVLGPTDDINRFEYTKKNNKDNGPALVGIELKQKEDYEPLVKRMKKKGFFVTEVNKDSNLFHLLI, via the coding sequence ATGAAACAAACAATCAATGAATTGCAAAATGTTTTTGTGGAAGATATTTTAAAAGCGCATCATTTACTTAAAGATGTTGTAACACATACTCCATTACAAAAAAATGAACAACTCTCTGAAAAATATGAGTGTAATGTTTACTTAAAACGAGAAGATCAACAAGTTGTTCGCTCATTTAAAATCAGAGGTGCCTTTAATAAGATTAAGCAGCTTGATCCTGAAAAGACAAAGAATGGTATCGTATGTGCTAGTGCTGGAAATCATGCACAAGGTGTTGCATACTCTTGCCGTCAATTAAAAATCCATGGGAAAATTTTTATGCCGTCAACAACTCCTCGTCAGAAAGTTTCTCAAGTTGAACTGTTCGGTAAAGAATACGTTGATATTATTTTAACCGGCGATACGTTTGATGATGCATATCAAAAGGCAATGATTAGCAGTGAAGAAGAGAGCCGTACTTTCATTCACCCTTTTGATGATGTAGATGTAATTGCTGGACAAGGGACCGTAGGAGTAGAAATATTGAACGATGCTGATGTGGACATTGACTATGTTGTAGCAAGTGTTGGTGGAGGCGGCTTAATTTCTGGTGTTGGTACCTACTTTCACGCGATTTCACCTTCAACAAAGCTGATAGGTGTTGAACCAGAGGGTGCACCTGCTCTTTATCAATCAAGAGTAGAAAACAAAGTAGTTTCGCTTGAGAAGATTGATAAATTTGTTGATGGAGCAGCAGTCAAAAAGGTCGGAGACAAAACCTTTTCTATTTGTAACGATGTATTGGACAAAGTTCTGCTTGTTCCAGAAGGAAAAATCTGTACAACTATTTTAGAGTTATATAACGAAAATGCAATTGTAGCAGAGCCTGCTGGAGCGATGTCAATTGCATCTCTTGATTTTTTACGAGATGAAATTAAGGGTAAAAATGTTGTTTGTATCGTAAGTGGAGGAAACAATGACATTGGTAGAATGCAGGAGATCAAAGAACGTTCAATGATTTATGAAGGATTACAGCATTATTTTATTGTGAATTTCCCACAACGTGCAGGAGCGTTAAGAGAGTTCTTAGTTGAAGTACTTGGGCCAACCGATGATATCAATCGCTTTGAGTATACCAAGAAGAATAACAAAGACAATGGACCAGCATTGGTAGGTATTGAATTAAAACAAAAAGAAGATTATGAACCTCTTGTAAAAAGAATGAAAAAGAAAGGTTTTTTTGTAACTGAAGTGAATAAGGATAGTAATTTATTTCACCTTTTAATCTAA
- the trhA gene encoding PAQR family membrane homeostasis protein TrhA: protein MANTHTFSKGEEIANSITHGIGGLLSIAGLVILIIFSSLHGNAWHIVSFTLFGVTMVLLYTASTLVHSFPAGRAKDFFEILDHSAIYFFIAGTYTPFLFIAVKGWVGWTLFGIVWGLAIGGTVFKSFFVKKYLFFSTIMYVVMGWLIVFAWNHIISNVPFNGVVLLVIGGVLYTVGAIFYVWRGFKYHHAVWHTFVLAGTVLHFFSVLLYLLP, encoded by the coding sequence ATGGCAAACACACATACCTTTTCTAAAGGTGAAGAAATAGCAAATTCAATTACGCATGGAATTGGCGGCTTACTAAGCATTGCTGGTTTAGTCATATTGATTATCTTTTCCTCCTTACATGGAAATGCTTGGCATATCGTAAGCTTCACTTTGTTTGGAGTAACGATGGTTTTGCTATATACAGCTTCAACCTTAGTTCACAGCTTTCCAGCAGGTAGAGCAAAAGATTTTTTTGAAATATTAGATCACTCCGCTATTTACTTTTTTATTGCTGGCACCTATACACCCTTTCTTTTTATTGCGGTAAAAGGATGGGTCGGTTGGACATTATTTGGAATTGTTTGGGGTTTGGCAATAGGCGGAACAGTTTTCAAATCATTCTTCGTTAAGAAGTACTTATTCTTTTCTACCATTATGTATGTTGTAATGGGATGGTTAATTGTCTTTGCTTGGAACCACATTATTAGCAACGTACCCTTTAATGGTGTAGTCTTGCTTGTCATTGGTGGAGTATTATATACAGTTGGTGCAATTTTTTACGTTTGGCGTGGTTTTAAATATCACCATGCTGTTTGGCATACTTTTGTTTTAGCAGGTACAGTGCTGCACTTCTTCTCTGTATTATTGTATTTGTTGCCATAA
- a CDS encoding MFS transporter: protein MTTFLLVIIYLAFISLGLPDSLLGVAWPVMKSDYGAPLETAGFLFMAIAGGTIISSLASGKILKRFGTGQVTFVSVLMTAGALLGFNFAPSVLWLFLFAIPLGLGAGAIDAGLNDYVATHYKAHHMSWLHCFWGVGATFGPIIMAQFISGQNTWRNGYFTIAAIQFTLAVILFFTLPLWNRVVKNNNTISNEEMVDSDELIRDDEVKPLQIKGVKLALASFLFYCGVEATVGLWGSSYLVNVREIPVAVAAQWVSFYYAGITIGRFLTGFITFKFSNLSLIRTGQLLALTGAIFLFLPLPSVFSLVGFIMIGLGLAPIFPCMLHETPSRFGKKHSQTIMGYQMAVAYTGSTFLPPLLGFMASYTTIGIFPICIILIIAAMLLSSEKLNVLLTKRALLKRENTNTTVI, encoded by the coding sequence ATGACAACATTCCTTTTAGTTATTATTTATTTAGCATTTATAAGCTTAGGTTTACCTGATTCACTGTTAGGGGTAGCGTGGCCTGTAATGAAATCGGATTATGGTGCTCCCCTTGAGACTGCTGGATTTCTTTTTATGGCGATTGCAGGCGGTACGATTATCTCAAGTTTAGCTAGCGGAAAGATTCTTAAAAGGTTCGGGACGGGGCAGGTTACATTTGTCAGTGTTTTAATGACTGCCGGTGCATTATTAGGGTTTAACTTTGCTCCTTCAGTTTTATGGTTATTTTTATTTGCTATACCACTAGGTTTAGGTGCAGGAGCTATTGATGCAGGATTAAATGATTATGTTGCTACACATTATAAAGCTCACCATATGAGCTGGTTACATTGTTTTTGGGGAGTTGGAGCTACTTTTGGTCCGATCATTATGGCGCAGTTCATATCAGGCCAAAATACTTGGAGAAATGGATATTTTACAATTGCAGCAATTCAGTTTACATTGGCTGTAATTCTTTTCTTTACATTGCCATTATGGAATAGAGTGGTAAAAAATAACAATACGATCTCAAATGAAGAAATGGTAGATTCAGATGAGTTGATCCGTGATGATGAAGTGAAACCTTTACAAATTAAGGGAGTAAAACTGGCTTTGGCATCCTTTCTGTTTTATTGTGGAGTTGAAGCAACAGTTGGTCTCTGGGGAAGTAGTTATTTGGTAAATGTTAGAGAGATACCTGTAGCAGTTGCAGCACAATGGGTTTCCTTTTATTATGCAGGAATAACAATTGGTCGTTTTCTAACAGGTTTTATTACTTTCAAATTTAGTAATCTTAGTCTCATTCGTACAGGGCAATTACTAGCATTAACTGGTGCTATCTTTTTATTCCTACCATTGCCGTCGGTTTTCTCCTTAGTAGGTTTTATTATGATCGGGTTAGGATTAGCGCCAATATTCCCGTGTATGTTACATGAGACACCTTCACGTTTTGGGAAAAAGCATTCCCAAACTATTATGGGTTATCAAATGGCGGTAGCTTATACAGGAAGTACATTTTTGCCGCCTCTACTTGGTTTCATGGCGTCTTATACAACAATAGGAATATTCCCAATTTGTATTATTCTTATTATTGCAGCAATGCTGTTAAGTTCTGAAAAACTAAATGTTTTACTAACAAAGAGGGCTTTACTAAAGAGGGAAAATACAAATACAACAGTAATTTAA
- a CDS encoding ROK family transcriptional regulator, with protein MVKKNILRNIRTTLLRLGSATKVELSQAIEISFPTISKFLAEMEKDGEIILVGLDESSGGRRAKRYRYNPEHMLGLAIFLEKSESNYTIFNCIGEVKEQGKVSSVLINDGLPVLTSCIENLLNKFPKISSLAIGVPGSVDNGRIIFIPEYDQFQNFDLKGYYEDYFSIPVAVENDMNASVLGYNNKTGNINGQSLIYLYLGQNGPGAGIMINGDVMRGSTSFSGEVSFVPQYNNRNFGQALEIENGSNKIIPYENDETIDAISRLVASFAAIINPHSIIFSNGEIKKEMLNKMAICSSKYIPSEHLPELVISDLKQDYLFGLQSIGLDLMINDQ; from the coding sequence ATGGTAAAGAAGAATATTCTTCGTAACATTCGTACAACTCTTTTAAGGTTGGGAAGTGCTACAAAAGTTGAACTCAGTCAAGCAATAGAAATTAGTTTCCCGACAATAAGTAAGTTCCTCGCGGAAATGGAGAAAGATGGGGAAATTATTTTAGTCGGATTAGATGAATCTAGTGGAGGGAGACGAGCAAAAAGATACAGATACAATCCCGAGCATATGCTAGGACTGGCCATTTTTTTAGAGAAAAGTGAGTCAAATTATACAATATTTAATTGTATAGGAGAAGTAAAGGAGCAGGGAAAGGTATCAAGTGTATTAATAAATGACGGTTTACCAGTACTAACTAGCTGTATCGAAAACTTGCTAAATAAATTTCCCAAAATCAGTTCTTTAGCAATTGGAGTTCCAGGTTCTGTAGATAATGGTCGGATTATTTTTATACCAGAATATGATCAGTTTCAAAATTTTGATTTAAAAGGATATTATGAGGATTATTTTTCCATACCGGTTGCAGTAGAGAACGATATGAACGCTTCTGTTCTTGGATATAACAATAAAACAGGGAATATAAATGGGCAGTCTCTCATCTATTTGTATCTTGGTCAAAATGGTCCGGGTGCAGGTATTATGATAAATGGTGATGTGATGCGGGGAAGCACTTCTTTCTCTGGAGAGGTTTCATTTGTACCTCAGTATAATAATCGAAATTTTGGGCAGGCTCTTGAAATTGAAAATGGGTCTAATAAAATAATACCTTATGAAAATGATGAAACGATTGATGCAATTAGCAGATTGGTAGCTTCATTTGCAGCAATCATTAACCCACATTCAATTATTTTTTCAAATGGTGAAATAAAAAAAGAAATGCTAAATAAAATGGCTATATGCAGTTCAAAATATATTCCGTCAGAGCATCTTCCAGAGCTAGTCATTAGTGATTTGAAACAAGATTATTTATTTGGGTTACAAAGCATTGGACTTGATCTTATGATTAATGATCAATAA